One stretch of Ornithinimicrobium ciconiae DNA includes these proteins:
- a CDS encoding arsenate reductase/protein-tyrosine-phosphatase family protein gives MTDVTGPGRVLVVCTGNICRSPLLERVLQRALDRRWGTGGYQVRSAGTHGLEGHPMDERAASVLRALGGTPSGFVARRLRPAMVAEADLVLTATTAHRGLVVRAHPLALRYAFTFREFAALADTLDDDQLPGPEGPPSGRLRDLAATLVTRRGPGVVDDADIVDPFRREDAVYQQMDAQVRVALPGVLRALT, from the coding sequence ATGACAGACGTGACCGGGCCGGGCCGGGTGCTGGTCGTCTGCACCGGCAACATCTGCCGTTCCCCGCTGCTGGAACGGGTCCTGCAGCGCGCGCTCGACCGGCGATGGGGCACGGGTGGCTATCAGGTCAGGAGTGCCGGGACGCACGGACTGGAGGGCCATCCGATGGATGAGCGTGCGGCGAGCGTGCTGCGGGCACTCGGCGGCACCCCCAGCGGCTTCGTGGCCCGCCGGCTCCGCCCGGCGATGGTGGCAGAAGCCGACCTCGTCCTGACCGCGACGACCGCGCACCGAGGTCTGGTGGTGCGGGCACACCCGCTCGCGCTGCGTTATGCCTTCACGTTCCGCGAGTTCGCCGCGCTGGCCGACACCCTGGACGACGACCAGCTGCCGGGGCCTGAGGGACCGCCCTCCGGAAGGCTGCGAGATCTCGCGGCGACCCTGGTGACCAGGCGTGGGCCGGGCGTGGTGGACGACGCTGACATCGTCGACCCCTTCCGCCGCGAGGACGCCGTCTATCAGCAGATGGATGCCCAGGTGCGCGTGGCCCTGCCTGGGGTCCTGCGCGCACTCACCTGA